In Sulfitobacter sp. OXR-159, one DNA window encodes the following:
- a CDS encoding phage major capsid protein, whose protein sequence is MPGSPLQCVQIVARNRTPPLQNIKIRMLRMKDVQEGMELTRAAFDLVVKPGDPESRSVTLSFSSEKPYLRDDGWEILGHRQGEVLLTRLVSGTAPLLKDHKRDLDSMIGCVETAKVIGGRGQAVVRFDRSAEGEKMLARVKAGEVKCVSVGYRVHDFQRSGERDGLPITRATRWEPFEISLVAVPADETVGIGRSAGSDKRANPKKTVHKMTHANTNLANSGGNNTAVINERSRIAEIQAIGRQFEMQDAEVSDAIENGTSVDRFRSLVMDQIGSRDGATESIVTTPAIKRSGERPYSLTRALNAHLTRDWSEAGFEREVGQEVTRQMGKSPNGLYVPEVALAERDLLTTSNAASLIGTQQAGDAFIDALRPETQVMELGATVLPGLRQNVSVPRMPAGTSAQWIAEDSEALESTPDFDAITLGMRQLSAHTRMSRRQLKQSVPGLDAILQNDLRRQIAVAVDLAAINGAGTAIEPRGILNMPGIGSVEIGPDGGTPKFPFITRLMSEVQGANIAGNAYGYLTNYKVKGRLLSLAMADGAQQMILTMDQHGPMIAGYRAAFSGLIPANGTKGAGTDLSTMIFGNWSDLLIGQWGGIDIIVDEMTEAPKGNVRIVAHSEWDIAVRHPEAFAAVTDIVTE, encoded by the coding sequence TTGCCCGGCTCGCCGCTGCAGTGCGTGCAGATAGTTGCCCGGAACCGCACGCCACCCCTACAAAATATTAAGATAAGGATGCTTAGAATGAAGGATGTCCAAGAAGGCATGGAGCTGACCCGTGCTGCATTTGATTTGGTGGTGAAACCGGGCGACCCGGAAAGTCGCTCGGTGACCCTCTCTTTCTCTTCAGAGAAACCCTATCTGCGGGACGATGGCTGGGAAATCCTCGGCCATAGACAAGGCGAGGTGTTGTTGACCCGATTGGTTTCGGGAACTGCGCCATTGCTGAAAGACCACAAGCGTGATCTTGATTCCATGATCGGGTGCGTGGAAACGGCCAAAGTAATCGGTGGGCGCGGGCAAGCGGTGGTACGCTTTGACCGGTCTGCCGAGGGCGAAAAGATGCTGGCCCGAGTAAAGGCCGGTGAGGTCAAATGCGTTTCGGTTGGCTACCGGGTGCATGATTTTCAACGCTCTGGCGAGCGTGATGGCCTACCGATCACGAGGGCGACCCGCTGGGAACCCTTTGAAATTTCACTTGTTGCCGTACCCGCTGACGAAACCGTTGGTATCGGGCGTTCTGCGGGCAGCGACAAGCGAGCCAATCCCAAAAAAACGGTACATAAAATGACCCATGCAAATACGAATCTTGCCAACTCGGGCGGCAACAACACCGCGGTGATCAACGAACGCAGTCGCATCGCGGAAATCCAAGCGATAGGCCGCCAGTTTGAGATGCAGGATGCGGAAGTCTCTGACGCTATCGAAAATGGCACCTCGGTTGACCGCTTTCGCAGCCTTGTGATGGACCAGATCGGCAGCCGCGATGGTGCGACCGAGTCCATTGTGACCACCCCAGCGATCAAACGCAGCGGAGAACGCCCGTACTCGCTCACACGCGCCCTGAATGCCCATTTGACCCGTGACTGGTCTGAGGCGGGTTTTGAGCGCGAGGTGGGGCAGGAAGTAACCCGTCAGATGGGCAAATCCCCCAACGGCCTCTATGTTCCCGAAGTTGCGCTGGCTGAGCGTGATCTGTTGACCACTTCAAACGCCGCATCACTGATCGGCACCCAGCAGGCCGGTGATGCCTTTATTGACGCTCTGCGCCCCGAAACGCAGGTGATGGAGCTCGGCGCCACCGTGTTGCCCGGCTTGCGACAGAACGTATCGGTGCCGCGTATGCCAGCCGGTACGAGCGCGCAGTGGATCGCCGAGGACTCAGAAGCGCTCGAATCCACCCCTGACTTTGATGCCATCACCTTGGGGATGCGCCAGTTAAGCGCGCACACTCGCATGAGCCGCCGGCAACTCAAGCAATCGGTCCCCGGGCTGGACGCCATTTTGCAGAATGACTTACGCCGCCAAATCGCTGTTGCGGTTGACCTTGCGGCGATCAACGGTGCTGGGACAGCCATTGAGCCGCGCGGCATTCTCAACATGCCTGGCATTGGGTCCGTCGAGATTGGCCCAGACGGTGGTACGCCTAAATTCCCGTTCATCACACGGCTAATGTCAGAGGTGCAGGGGGCAAATATCGCAGGAAACGCCTATGGCTACCTAACTAACTACAAGGTGAAAGGTCGTCTGCTCTCGCTGGCCATGGCTGATGGGGCGCAGCAGATGATCCTAACAATGGATCAGCACGGCCCGATGATCGCCGGTTACCGGGCTGCGTTCTCCGGTTTGATTCCTGCTAATGGCACGAAGGGCGCGGGCACCGATCTGTCTACAATGATTTTTGGCAACTGGTCTGATCTACTGATCGGCCAGTGGGGCGGTATCGACATTATTGTTGATGAAATGACCGAGGCCCCCAAGGGAAACGTGCGGATCGTAGCGCATAGCGAATGGGATATCGCGGTGCGCCATCCCGAGGCCTTCGCTGCCGTTACCGACATCGTGACGGAATAG
- a CDS encoding IS1380-like element IS1247 family transposase — MDHPEGAGLQRADRVDFDPRVRLEFRGTQLSSDGGLLVMRELDDALGLSDLASAALRDTRSGKNTVHRLDGLFRQSVFGRLAGYEDVNDANRLACDPVMRQVVGGRAVDAQAASASQMGRFETETLALAGNRAALADLNGQWIDRFHDRNGLKYIVLDMDSSVSPTHGDQEGSAWNGHFDCSCYHPNFLFNQFGMLERCALRHGNVHSADGWRDVLDPVIARYAERDLGGRFFRADAAYAIPAIYERLEEARFFYAIRLPANAVLKDKIAHRLTRPVGRPSLTKVKRFFEEFEYQAASWDKERRVIAKIEWHPGELFPRVGFIVTNLPMEPDWVVRFYNQRGTAEQHIKEGKYAFRWTRLSCRKFRDNEVRLQLHALAYNLATFLRCIELPEAMADWSLTSLQLKLIKIGARVVRHARTITFQLAEVAVTGTMVRAILAAIRRLRAPPLCA, encoded by the coding sequence ATGGATCACCCAGAGGGTGCGGGCTTGCAACGGGCAGATCGGGTGGATTTCGACCCTCGCGTGCGGCTGGAATTTCGCGGCACGCAGCTCAGTTCCGACGGCGGCCTTCTGGTGATGCGCGAGCTTGATGACGCGCTCGGGTTGTCCGATTTGGCGTCAGCGGCGCTGCGCGATACTCGCTCTGGCAAGAACACGGTCCATCGGCTCGACGGCCTGTTCCGGCAATCAGTCTTTGGGCGGCTGGCCGGATACGAGGATGTCAACGACGCCAACCGTCTCGCCTGCGATCCGGTCATGCGCCAAGTTGTCGGCGGCAGAGCGGTCGATGCACAAGCGGCCTCGGCATCGCAGATGGGACGGTTCGAGACCGAGACGCTGGCTCTGGCCGGGAACCGTGCCGCGCTGGCCGACCTGAACGGGCAATGGATCGACCGGTTCCATGACCGTAACGGGCTGAAGTACATCGTTCTGGACATGGACAGCTCGGTCAGCCCGACCCATGGCGACCAGGAAGGGTCCGCCTGGAATGGCCATTTCGACTGTAGCTGCTATCACCCCAACTTTCTGTTCAACCAGTTCGGGATGCTGGAACGCTGCGCCCTGCGCCATGGCAACGTCCACAGCGCCGATGGCTGGCGTGATGTTCTCGACCCCGTCATTGCGCGCTACGCGGAGCGCGACCTTGGTGGCAGGTTCTTCCGGGCCGATGCTGCCTACGCGATCCCGGCGATCTATGAGCGATTGGAAGAAGCGCGGTTCTTCTACGCCATCCGGCTGCCCGCAAACGCGGTCCTCAAGGACAAGATCGCGCATCGGCTAACGCGCCCTGTCGGGCGGCCGTCACTGACCAAGGTCAAGCGGTTCTTCGAGGAATTCGAGTATCAGGCGGCGTCCTGGGACAAGGAACGCCGGGTGATCGCCAAGATCGAATGGCATCCGGGCGAACTGTTCCCGCGTGTCGGCTTCATCGTCACCAACCTGCCGATGGAGCCGGACTGGGTGGTGCGGTTCTACAACCAGCGCGGCACCGCCGAGCAGCACATCAAAGAGGGCAAATACGCCTTTCGCTGGACGCGGCTGTCGTGCCGGAAGTTCCGCGACAATGAGGTGCGGCTGCAACTGCACGCCCTGGCGTACAACCTGGCCACCTTCTTGCGCTGCATCGAGCTGCCCGAAGCCATGGCCGACTGGTCGTTGACCAGCCTGCAACTGAAGCTGATCAAGATCGGGGCACGTGTGGTCCGTCACGCCCGCACCATCACCTTCCAGCTGGCCGAGGTCGCTGTCACCGGCACGATGGTACGCGCCATCCTCGCCGCTATCCGCCGATTGCGAGCGCCACCGCTATGCGCATGA